The Bombus huntii isolate Logan2020A chromosome 6, iyBomHunt1.1, whole genome shotgun sequence genome window below encodes:
- the LOC126866777 gene encoding kelch-like protein 10: protein MVASDAGIAWLVREAMDSRGRIKLRKLSRSRMSRAAVSATKLKQCVRKQPTKIRKCMCLPSNYALVEFPVVWSELRANQQLCDGAIRCATGHIFPVHRAILSAVSPYFKALFTNSLKGGKTETTEVVIDSVPGKIFSLILDYAYTGTCNVNADNVEQLLPLADQFEVLGVVQICCQFLLQELRPENCLGIFKFARHYFCRDLEEKGRKYIRHHFKRILQESPEFKELTSKELEAILRDDELNVKNEEIVFEAVKTWIEHNVDERRPYLPRLLKCMRYGLMSYNFFTNNVLTWKIIEEDESCQQVLAPANQYLKEQEAKLGSGEIDLKNPLAKPRIPYEILFAIGGWSAGSPTNFVETYDTRADRWFLSVSTDATPRSYHGLCTLNNLIYMIGGFDGNQHFNTVRCFDPVTREWRERACMYHARCYVSVCTHGGKIYALGGYNGRTRMSSGERYEPQRNQWEMIPPMHRQRSDASAAALQNKIYIVGGFSGREVLNSAEVFDVETNQWSYIHPMINPRSGVSLVAFRDSLYALGGFNGFIRLSSGERYNPNHSEDWHAVPEMFSPRSNFATVILDDMIFVVGGFNGSTTIAYAECYDGDSNEWYDASPMNLNRSALSACVIAGLDNAREYSYHGKARDLGQGQASSENQQKTIQGGEGAVETNADIPTEEEETANFDEHVQRDVSPMNEMAESVGNYLG, encoded by the exons ATGGTGGCCAGCGACGCGGGGATCGCGTGGCTCGTCCGCGAGGCGATGGACAGCCGCGGAAGGATCAAGCTTAGGAAGCTGTCACGCAGCCGAATGTCGCGGGCCGCCGTTTCCGCTACCAAGCTGAAGCAGTGCGTCAGAAAGCAGCCGACTAAAATAAGGAAATGCATGTGCCTGCCATCCAATTACGCTCTCGTTGAATTCCCCGTAGTCTGGTCCGAGCTTAG AGCAAACCAGCAATTATGCGACGGTGCAATACGATGTGCCACGGGCCACATTTTCCCAGTGCATCGCGCCATTTTATCCGCAGTCAGTCCTTACTTCAAGGCGCTTTTCACCAACAGCCTAAAAGGCGGGAAAACAGAGACGACGGAAGTCGTGATCGATTCGGTTCctggaaaaatatttagtcTGATCCTTGATTATGCTTACACCGGTACGTGCAACGTAAATGCTGACAATGTCGAGCAGCTTTTGCCACTGGCTGACCAGTTCGAGGTCCTCGGCGTTGTTCAAATCTGCTGTCAGTTTCTTTTACAAGAACTTCGACCGGAAAATTGTCTGG GCATCTTCAAATTCGCTCGCCACTATTTCTGCCGCGACCTGGAAGAGAAGGGCCGGAAATATATTCGCCATCACTTTAAGCGGATACTGCAGGAGAGCCCGGAATTCAAAGAGCTGACGAGCAAAGAACTCgaggcgattctacgcgacgACGAATTGAACGttaaaaacgaagaaatagtTTTCGAGGCCGTTAAAACCTGGATCGAGCATAACGTCGATGAAAGGAGACCCTATTTGCCTAGGCTCTTGAAATGTATGCGCTACGGTTTGATGAGCTACAACTTCTTTACGAACAATGTTCTCACATGGAAGATCATCGAGGAGGACGAG TCCTGCCAACAAGTGTTAGCTCCCGCTAATCAGTACCTGAAAGAACAAGAAGCGAAACTAGGTAGTGGCGAAATCGATTTAAAGAATCCCCTGGCCAAGCCCCGTATTCCCTATGAAATCTTGTTCGCGATCGGCGGATGGAGCGCCGGTTCCCCAACAAATTTCGTAGAAACCTACGACACGAG AGCTGACAGATGGTTTCTATCAGTGAGCACGGACGCCACACCGAGGTCCTATCACGGCCTGTGTACATTGAACAATTTGATCTACATGATCGGCGGGTTCGACGGTAATCAGCACTTCAACACGGTCAGATGCTTCGATCCAGTAACGAGGGAGTGGCGTGAACGAGCCTGCATGTATCACGCGAGGTGTTATGTCAGCGTTTGCACTCATG GTGGAAAGATATATGCTCTCGGTGGTTACAATGGCCGCACCAGAATGAGCTCAGGGGAAAGATACGAACCGCAAAGGAACCAATGGGAAATGATACCACCGATGCATCGACAGAGATCGGACGCGAGCGCAGCAGCCTTACAGAACAAGATCTACATCGTAGGCGGTTTCAGTGGTCGCGAAGTTCTGAATTCCGCGGAAgtgttcgacgtcgagactaATCAATGGAGTTACATCCATCCGATGATCAATCCGCGATCCGGCGTGTCTTTGGTCGCGTTTCGTGACAGCCTTTATGCCTTGGGTGGCTTCAACGGTTTCATTAGACTTAGCTCTG GGGAGCGTTACAATCCGAATCATTCGGAGGATTGGCACGCGGTTCCAGAGATGTTCAGCCCCCGCAGTAATTTCGCCACGGTCATCCTGGACGACATGATATTCGTCGTCGGTGGTTTCAACG GTTCCACGACGATTGCATACGCGGAATGTTACGACGGAGACAGCAACGAATGGTACGACGCGTCGCCGATGAATTTGAATCGAAGTGCCTTGAGTGCGTGCGTTATCGCTGGCCTTGACAATGCGCGCGAATACTCGTATCATGGCAAAGCGCGAGATCTTGGTCAAG GTCAAGCCTCGTCGGAAAACCAACAAAAAACTATCCAGGGTGGAGAGGGTGCTGTAGAAACGAACGCGGACATCCCCACCGAAGAGGAGGAAACAGCAAACTTCGATGAACACGTTCAAAGGGATGTCAGCCCTATGAACGAGATGGCTGAAAGTGTCGGCAATTATCTAGGATAA